Within the Megalops cyprinoides isolate fMegCyp1 chromosome 10, fMegCyp1.pri, whole genome shotgun sequence genome, the region AAACATTCAGATTCACTGCTCTCACTGACACCTGAATCATGAAAAGCATGCTCTCCCACTGGGAGACAAaccatacgtgtgtgtgcatttatgtatgaaGGTGCCTATCTGTGTGTACAGgcttgtgagtgtgtctgtgcctgtgtgcatatgcttgtgagtgtgtgtgtgactgtgtgcaggcttgtgagtgcgtgtgactgtgtgtataaGCTTGTGAGCGTGTGCGACTGTGTGTACAAGCTTCTgagtgtgtgcgcctgtgtgtacaggcttgtgagtgtgtgtgactttgtacaagcttgtgagtgtgtgtctgtgtgtaaaggcttgtgagtgtgtgtgactgtgtgtaaaagcttgtgagtgtgtgtgattgtatgtacaggcttgtgagtgtgtatgtgactgtgtgtacaagcttgtgagtgtgtatgactCTGTGTACaggcttgtgtatgtgtgtgtcactcaGCCCATGACTGATGAGGTCAGAGAATACTCCAGCACTGAGCCTGAAACCTGTATCGTTCTCTAAGCACAAATTTAACGAAACACCCAGTGCAACAGctgcactgaacacagaaagTCCAGCTAAGAGGTAGATGGTGAAAAAATGACAGGGGGTAGAGGTTGGGGCCTGAGTAAATCTGAGACCGATCAAACACATCGATGGCAAGTGacagtgaaaaacaggaagttaGTCAGAAAGCTTCAAAGTGAGAGCGAGAACGGGCAGATTTGGGTGGTCTGAGTGAATGTGAGAATCACCAGAGAGACCGAAGGcaaacaacagtgaaaacaagGTTTTCTGGGGGAAAGGTGTCACTGGCTGACTGTGCGAAGCTCAGAGGATTTCCTCCAATCTAACTGCGTATCACACCCTTTCACACCTAAGCCTAATCACACAGATTCTCACACATCAAAACACTGTGCCATACCTCACGCGGTATCACAAATGTAACGCTGTACTGCACAAATCTTCACAAACCCAAAGCTGTGCGGCACACGCTAAACCCTGACTCAGCACATGCTGCAAGTAGCTTCAGACTTGAAAGTGCCTGAGTAAAGCTGGCTTTCCCAGAGCGTGTGCCTCGAATGCAGAGTTAAAGCTCAGCTCTCACAGAGAGCGATCTACCAACGCTGCTGTCAAATCTGACACACTGCTGGCCCTGGCAGAGAAGACCAGGAGCACACATCAGGCACCACTGGCCGAAATGCCGCACCGTGGTGCAGGGGACGACAGATCTGCCCTGTCCAGCCTGACTGCAGCCTGCATCCCGCACACTGGCACCGTGCGAGTCGGACCCACTGTACAGCTGTCAGGTGAATTTACACAGGACGTTACCACGGCACCCCAGAGAAGCTGTGTGCAGAGAACAGTGAGGGTCAGGACGGGGGCGACAGGGGTGACGACCCCCCGCCACCCTCCGTTTACTGCACCACCCCAAAAAACCAGCAGGGACCTGTCTGAGTGCGTGTGCTTTCGCCTGCCGTGGGCGCGTTTCACAACTGCAGGTGTGCCGCCCGCGGAGCGCGGTCAGAGTGAAAGCTAACCCCCGCCCCGCGACCGTTGGCTGCGGTCAGAGCCCCGGGGGCCGGAGGGGAGCGCTGCGAGCACATGCAGGGAGCCGCGTGGCAGGGCCCGGGCGGGCTGCGAAACGCACGCCACCGCCGGTTTCACAGGGCGCATCTCGTTTCTCTCCTGCACTGCTACCGTTTTGACATAATTTTAGCGTTTGAAAGTTTTCGGTATGAATTTCTCTTCCAAACGATGcgcttctctcctcctttctgttcctctctttctctctctctctctctctgtttctaaATAACAAGCCCTCTGCGGTTTCAGTTTGGACTTcgagagaaaacaaacatcagGGGCAGATCTTCTGACCACAAGCAGCTTGGACCACAGCTGGCACCCCAGAGCAGGAGATCACACCATGAAGGACAAGGGAAAGACTAgtgatgaatatgaatattacattacaatacattattggcattttagcagacgctcttactcagagtgacttacatcagttacaatgttatccatttatacatctggatatttactgaggcaattgggggttaagtaccttgcccaagggtacaacagcagttccccagtggggaatcgaaaaatctttttttcctgaaaaagaTTTATTTGCTGAACAGATGCCCTTATCAAGAAAAATTACTCCTCTCATTTTATATGCATTACCCATTTAAAGAGATGAAGCAGATCAACACTGAGTCATGGCTACACCTACGACTGTGACTAGCATTCTCTGGGTAATGAGTCCACTTTTCTATACTAATATAATGGAATGAGCACCAGACTAACATGCAGTCTGCTCCTACCCCACACTCCATTCTACATGGAAGCAGGGGTGTAAGGTTAATGGTGTATTCTGCACAGAGATGGACGTATGTCAGCAGTTAGCTGCTACTGCTGTATGTCAATGGCAGGCCTacattctgtgctgtgaggGGTGCTCGTGAACGGAAGCACTCTGCAAAGAGAGCGGCATACACTAATAGCACGTTCTGATGCGATGTATGTGGCTGTATGGAGATGGCTGTGTGTTAATGCTATGCTCTGCAGTGAAGCGGGCCTATGCTAACGGCCCTGTCCCACACCCACCGTTCTGCAGGCCCATCCACAGCTGCTTGTGGTCCTTCTTCTGCATCTCGTTGACCACCTGTCCTTTGTGCTTCAGGGCGTCCGCCTCCTTGATGCAGGACATGAAGTGGGCCTCGATCACAGAGTTGGAGGGGCAGTGGAGCAGGTCCCTCTCGGGGAAGTCCTGGAACCACAGGGACAGAAGACAGAAATCTCTGATTCCAAAAGACAAACGATAATCACGTTTGTGTGCAGATTTGATGAATACACTACATATGACTTAGAAATACAAAAcccacaacacaacacaatttgCAGGACTCCTCAACTGAAGTGACCACCGGTAGTgctacttacacacacacactctcatatgGCAGTGGTATTTACAGATTGCAATTGCATAAAAAGCAGTTAACATTATTTCTACATCACGTGTAGGTGTTATTTGTACAGCATGCCCAGGCAATGGAAAACGCAATGTCTAGTTCAAGGTGTTGTCACCCATATGTACTACCCTGGGGAAAAGAACTGAGGGACACAGAGTGGGGGTGAGCGGGGACAGAATGTACAAATTCAAAGGTGCAACCTGTCTATGACACCATCATTGCCAAACTGGGTGCCTGAAGTCATGGAAACAAGTTCTCCTGCACTCTCTGCTCCATGTGACTCAACGCCTGGGTGATCTGGTCGGAATCCAAAGCTGCAATCTTGGAAGGAGACCTCCTACTCCTTTCAAATCAAAGCACCCCTTTGTGCCTCCTGACTCATGCGCTTTCTTGCTGGAGAGCACTCAGGGAAGGATGCGGGGGCTGGGAGGAGGGCGAGGTCGTGACAGGTACCTTAAAATGCACAGTGATGCTCCAGGGCAGGGCAGTGTTGGAGGCGTGGAGATCAAACAGCACGCCGATCGGGTAGTGCCTtcgaaacacacacagagcagcagtcacaACAGAGACAGGGACTTTCACAACCACACCGCAAGTCAGCGGAATTCCCACTGTTTTTCAGTCGCGCGCCAGGAGATCCACCTCTCACGGCCTCGTTTCCCGAAAGCCACGGAACACCGTCGTGCACTCAAGGTTTTGGGTGCAACGTGTTTCACAAACATCACTGCCAGCCAAGTACATTGTGGGCCGGTACATGAACTCAAGCATGCCTACGGGTATTTGTGGAAATGTTCCAGAGTAACAACAATGGAAGAAGACTGAAAACCAAGAAAAAACTAGTAACTGATCAGGCTGAATACATAATACGTAATACATCATATTCTTTcaagtttttcatttaaaatcattcaatCATTACAAAATGTGCATAACACAATGATCATGGCTAGTATTCATAAGCCATACTAGACAGAGTACTGCCAACACCTGACATATGCAGATAAACACAGATCTTCAACTGGGGATTTCACAGCCATAGCTGTCTACTCCCCTGCCATCTTCCAGATAACTCTGCATTTCCCTGGAACCTGGCAAATGTTTTAACTGTTTACATTGCAGTTATACCTCAGTACCAGTACCAAAAGCATAGACCTATATGTTTTGTGGACTCAGACTACTGTGGTCTCTTCGATGTGTAATAAAGAAAAAGATATATACATCTCTGATAAACACTGTTAGCGTGAAAAAACGAGCATACATAATTTTGTGGTTGATTCATCATGCTTTGCAGAACTAGCGGTGGGCCTCTCTCTTCGCCACGTACCTCACCATTTGtggatttgcattttttttttttggatgtatTTTGGGGAAAGCACCCGAGGATCGAACGTATACAGTTGCGatctataaaaaatatcatCGGGAGAAGTTTACCTTTTATCATTTTCGAGAAACGGGGCGCAGAGCCATAGACCACCAGCGATCGCCTGTGCAGGGCTACCACCTTGTGGACTACACGTGTCACtgcacttatttttttttatttacgtTGGAGGCAATGTGATCTTTATGCCAGCAGGGAGCAGGATCCATTCATCTACCCCCTTCTGAAATCAAACTGCAGCGGCATATGATCCCGTGACAGACACCTGTCGGAATTACTCAAGTACGGAAGTTGACAGACACATTACCTGGGAATGCAAGTGTAAATCAAAAAACAATACTGTCACGCGAGTTAACGACTGGGCAATGACAAATGTTTCTCCACCCACCTACTATTTTTCTCAGTTCTTCCTACCATTTTAAAGGCGTTCCTTCGTACTCGAACCACATCTCCTCCACGTCTTCCTGTCTCATCACCTTGTGAAAGTGCTTCTTCACTTTGTCTGTGACCAACGTCAGATAGCTCACCCTGGGCAGGAGCAACTGCGGAGAGATTACCAGCGTCTTTATCCTCATTAACTTTATACCTAAAGAGCTAATTGTGGTGGACTAAGCTCTGAGCATCAACCACTGGATCATGCAACAAGCTAACGTTGGATAACTACACCACTATCAAACAGAGCATTACGCGATAACTGCTACGATATTACCATCCACTTGTATTTCTTTGTTCACTTTTCTTTACAATAGCAAATTCCTCTCAGTCAGCTGTATGAATAACCAGACGTTTGATGAGTCATGAATCATTCTCAGCTGTTCCTCTACTCTGGTCGTGAAGTACTGTGCTATACTTAACGGTTCTTAAGCTAGTGGCTAGCTCAGTGCAACCACATTCAGTTTCCACTGAACCTCTGTAACTACGATGCTTCCGACATTAGCAAGAATGTAGCTAGATTGAGGTTTTTCATACGTAGAAGGGTTCCGCTTCCCTCTCGGTGATTTCGTCCTGGTAGAGTGTGAAGCAAGTGGGAATCCGCCCGAACCACACGTCCCGCAACACGTCCTTGTCATCTGCCATTCTTCTGTAGCTCCAGGTAGCACATAAAGAATGTCTTCTAGTTGCAAGCTAACTAACTACCTGGAACAATTCAAAggagaaattatttttacaaaaaaaatgggACGATGAGACATGCTTTCTGCAATGCTTCACACTCTTAACATGAGTTGATGTAACGTAGCTGTCCGATCCAACTTTTTTTTAGAGTGAACAAGTTAGTTAGCTCTTCACAagcagctagcaagctacttcTAGCACGGCATGGCATATAGCTAGCTACCCTGAATTCTGTCTAGATAACCTGCCAATTTAACGCTGTTTGATAGCCGGCTAAACATTGTCAGCACTATCCTGATTAGCTAGAATACACTGTTTTCCTAGCTAGCTGCCGTGATACCCTCCTGACTATATGACTATAGCCACTGTCTCATGAGATGTCTGCTAACTAGTTGGCTAATTACCATTGGGTTAAATCTAGATATCCAGATccctagctagctagttagctatcaaTGAAAATCGTAGACAGGGTAGTCTACCAAGCTAACGTCAGCTAACTAAAGGGGGTATCGGGTGTCTGACTGActaggtagttagctagctagttgtttaTATGTTGATATTTAAGGTCTCAGTCAGCTAACTATAGCTATTTAGCTACCTAAGCACAGTAGAAGCGAACAACAACTGTCTTCCCTACGCTGGTATTTGCCATCTACGATTAACTGCAGAAATTTCACGAAGACAGCACGAACCAGGCTAACACTGGCAGCTGTTATCGTTGCTGCCAACAACGAAACCAGAACAAAATGCGACCATGTTTTGATTAGTTTTAATGGTAAATGTCTCACTTTAGTGTGATACGTCCGTACCACATCCACCAGCGTAGAGAAGAGATGCGAAGGCCCTGGTGTTGTCATTCCCTTGCTCTTTGAACCTCAGCTTGTCAAGGAAAATTAAAGCAAGATCCTGAGAGTTTCCATGTAGGGGGAAAGAATAACACTGCCACTTAGTGGTTGTCACAGTGCTAGCAACAAATCATAGCCTATTCATTGACTTCGTGTGCAATCACGGTGCTCACTGACTGCTGCACTACAGTCTCATTCTAAAATAGGTTATTTCGGATATCATAAGAGTGTTCTGCCGTACTTTGTTGTGCTGCCGCCTGTAACCTGCAAATTCAATTAAAGTAACAAAATCACACATTCCCTgaccgggaatcgaacccgggccgcggCGGTGAGAGCGCCGAATCCTAACCACTAGACCACCAGGGATGTTGCAGTTAGAATTTTCAATGtccaatttaatttaattattaacaaGTTATATGGTCTAACcacgagtttttttttttcatcgaATCTGGATGGTTGTATATTTAGATTCTAGGTAATATTAGATTCTTTGTACCATGCGTAGCGTGCCACTTGGCTTGCAAAGACAACTGTAGTTAAATAACTTAAGATAAATAGTCGGATTATGGATATGAATATTGTCTTGAGCgtgttttagtattttttgtGGGCTGTACTTAGTGGCATCCATGGAATTTTAGCGAAACGAATTCAAAGTGGCTGTAATTGGATGCTTACAAGCCCATAGTTGGGCGTTCGTAGTCTGTGTGATTTTAGAGCGAGCATCCACGAGCTGGCAGGTAAaagtcagagcatctctgagaATTAGGTGAgtggttttatatttttctacCGAGCGGTGTTTTCACCTTTATTCAGCTAGCGATTGTCATACCGAGCTATCACAACTGACTTTACTAAAGAGTAGACAAACGTTAGCTAACTTAGATCACAGGTTTTCCCTGAGCACGTTGTTTTATTTCTATGAAACATACGTATTTTTTAgataataatattttgttaagATACGGAACTGGGACGGCGTGATAATAAAAAACAGTGGAGTTTATTTGAAGGTGTGCAAGTTTCCAAATCTTGGAAGTAATCAAGACCAGTAGTCCTACGTATTTTAGTCAGAATCACTAACTTAATTGCTCTTcacagagtatttttttttagctatttACTGTGCGATGTATTTCACGAAATTACAATGTAGTGTCTTGATACATGTTGCATATGGTGGGTTTTCGGCATTTTGGCATGACTTCTGAGCCCATGCTTGTATTGAGTACCAAGTGCAGATACACCGAAAGGAGACACACCAGCAGGGAGCACTGCACTGTTGCCATTTCTATGGTACTGTCTTTAGAACTGagatgctgtaatgtaatgcctggACTTGCCCTAGCAGTAGCTGAATCCAAAACTGTGAACCTTGCTCTCTACTTTCTCTCTCAAATCTGAAATTCAAATCtatttcatttgcatgatgAAAACTATTTCTAAAACACTCATGTGTAGATAATGACAGAACATCAAACATTTtcctcattctccctctctctctctctgtctctttctctgactgAAGAGTATGCACTTGACCAACCCTATAATGTCAGCACAAAGGGAAATGAGTAAGTTCATCAGTTCTACAAACTAGTGTGCATCCACCTGCAGTCTCCAAAGCAACCCCCACATCTCTGCATCCCCAGGGAAAATTCTGTTGAGTGGCAGAAAATGAGCTATCAAAGAGGACAAAGCAAATGGGAATCATGACAGTGGGATCGGTAAGGTTCACCTTAGTGCCACACTTAtctataatataatttattatcaTCATCTTACCTATGTGGTGCGCATGCCGCCTCACCTGTATAGAATTCTAtcacagtattttaatgtttatttttaccacTAGACGGCGCAGACTAGTAGCAGAAATGTTACCTTCCTCATGGAAAAAATCGATCCTCAGGGATGTGAGTTGGAATCCCAGATGGTACAATGCTGCTGCTCCATTCAAGAGATTCTGTTTGTCCAGTATATATCCAGCCTCCATAATTGGGTTACAGAAATCATAATGTGTAAAACTCTAATTTGGGGTGGGCTTTGCTGCAGCTAGTTGTAAATACCCATGCACTGGCTGATACAATCAACTAGTTAGTTATTTTCACCATTGTTTAATGTTGACGTTTTTACTCATACATTAGGTGCTGACCAGTGGGCTAGCTACCCGCTGTTACCTCTTAAAAGAGCCTACTGCAGCTCTCATTAATGTAACAACCTGTTTGTTGGATTTTTCAAGATTGTACATGAGATGGGCTCTTACTGCAtgaccatttttaaaacaaagattaCAATACCACCACATATTCTTTTGGTCAGACTAAATGTGGGGAGTTTGGCTGGTCTTGCCAGGAGATGAATGGATTTGAAAATTTGGTTTCACGATAGCAAAAAGAGGGGGAGATTTTGCTACTTTATCACGTTTCTGAACTCAGTTCAGGTCTGTATTGCTGTTCTGTACACAAATTCCATAGATGCAGAGTTTTTGACAAGGTCAAATATGCTGTACATTGACATCCATTGGTAATATTCCTATAGTATTGACGTATCATTTTAACCACTTTTTTAAATAACCTTAATCTATTACAGTTTCCTCTCCTCCAAGCCTTACAATGATTTGCAGGCACTGTGATCAATGAAGAGAGGTTAAGCCCCAAGTTTAGATGATATATTCCCTCTGCTAATCAACATTATTAATTACTTTGTAGAAACAAGCTCTTTTCATAGCAATCCGAAGACTTCcctgatttttcttttattgaaaaGGGAAATGATCTTTTAGGCCAGTGGTGTTCAAGCTTTTTTCAGGTGACCTACGTATTTAAAGTGGAAAACCATTATGTCCCATGTAACAACAGAAGGAAGCAAGAAGGCGCTGAAAGTGCCATCAGATGGCATTTAAATGTCCcagtttaatttcacatttaatacaGGGTTATCaaaacaaactcattttttcaataaatttaGCTATATCGGCACAAATTTGTTTTCTCAATAAGTATAATAGGACTATTATTATAATCATGAGTaggctatattttttaatcagtAGTTGGTATGGGTAGGTATTCATGATATCTGGCCATCATACTGGAAACcattatatttttttggaaGTAGTGATTACTTTGGAACAGATTGGATCTTGTGCTGAGCCTGAATAGGTCATGAGCTCACAGCTTACTCTCATTTTTGTGTAGTGAAATGGCTTGACATGAGTCCGTTAGCTTGATGTGAAATGGCTTGATGCCAGTTCACTGCAGGTCCAGTAGCCCATGTTCTCTATAATACACAGTCAGAGTTGAGAGATGGTgggtattatttttaaagtctttGATAACATGGAAGCCTGGAGTCCAGACTTGTAGAAAATGGCTTGCATAACAAACTTCAACCTTTCACCACTTAGTACTTTCTAATCTACGTCACCATGAAGACACACGTAATGCTTGCGCCTGCTTTCATTGATGAAGTCTGTTTCATAATAGCTGGTAACAACAACCAATTTCATAACACCCTAAGAACAATCAGCTGTTTAGCCTACATATCGCAgctttctttgtgttttccctCAAAGTGACATAATACTATGGGGCTGACGGAAATTCACCAAAACATGAGAACAGGTCCACCAACAGGCACCATAAATCTCTGTTATCAACTGGAATACACTGTCATCTTCACTGGAAAGCCAGATGAACTAATTCACCACTGCATTTTGTTATCACTGGCTGATTTGCAGCCAGGGTAGTTTGATTTTCAGTGGTTTCCACTTACTGAAGGAAATGCGTCATTTTTGTGGTCAAACTGTTATGCCACACATTTCCAAGGTACATTAGGCatgttgtgcttttttcttATGTCAGTAATGTAAAGTCCCTGCTTCTTGTGGTGTGTGCCAAATGTCTTTTTCTTGTCTATTTCTTTGCTTTACAGCGTAGTGGGTTTCTGTGCAGtgcaaatgaaacacagtgaAGGGCAGATTACCTCAATGAGCAgcaatgcaaatgcacagaGGGAAATAGTGCAAAAGCCCAAATTTCCATTGGCCTTTTGATTTTTAGTTTATGATTATCAGCCACACTGTaaagaaatgcaaatttcaTTTGAGAACCActaattgatttgtttttgttaaagaTAACATACTATAgttatttttgctgttctgtATTTTGCAATGGCATTCCTCTGTCctgtttctttaattatttttggcACTTTAAACTGCTGACTCAACCAGGACATTTATCACAGTGAATGGCAGTTGAacatttacagatttaaaaGATCTACCTTTTTGCTGCAGGATCCTAGCCACCCTGCACAGATATCAGAACAGACCAGAACTCCAATTCACTAGTGCACACTGAATCATTAATTGTGGAGGTTAGGAAATTTTAATTAACAACTGCCTTGTAGTattagatttaatttaaattagaattgaaattgttaaaatattatgaataatattgAAATCATTCATAAATGAAAGGCAAAGCATAAATCAAAAGGTTGTCTTTGGCGTAACTTTGTTTAAATTGCCACCTTGACAGGCAGAGGCTTCTATTCATGCAGGTCGTCAGTAAAATCACTGTGATGATGCTGCCTTTCCATAGTCAGTAAACATGGTCAGGGCTGTTAAAATTTTGGCTGCAGTTCAGACAGAGTCTCTTAATTCTTCACGTTTTGCACGAAGCGTTGTTTACGCTTCGTAGACAGGCCACAGTCATGTTTTCCAGATTcccactttttttctgaggcttctgtttttcatctAGTTCAACAACACCCCATGTGCTGATTCTGACAGAGCAGAGGGGGGTCAAATTTGTGTGCTAACCTGGGCATTTTTATTCGAACATGGCATGGTTTTGGAAACCCGTTTCATCAAAATTAGGTGACATTCTTGGCCACATCATCAcactttcctctttcctctgtgtAATGGGTGATATGTCATCCCTATAAATGCATCCTGAAGATAGAAATCTCACCAGAAAGGTCATGCTCAGGGTAATACTGGGAAACTTCATTTGATGTTATCTACACCTGGCCTTTTGTCTTACTCAGACACCATGTATAGTCTTTGAAACTTAAGAATCCCACGCTTCATTAGTCAGAACTCATGTTTAACGATTCAACCttttacatttgcttatttttctaTAAACTGCTTACTCCAGAACAGGTGCATAGAAATAAATTGTACATCACAAATGAAACTCAGGggaccctctctccctcacaacGGCTCTCAGGACAGGAGACTGCAGGGATGTGTTTGCTGCCCACACAGGGAAAATACAAGAAACAACCTCTCCTGTGTTAATTCCCTCTGCTTGGTACAGGCAGCCAGCACATGAGCCTGGTTCTGAACGTAATTAGGCTACAAAACAGCAGGTTAAAAAAGAATGCAGAACTGCTTGCAGTGATGTTGCAATCTCTAGCTAATACCTTAATTATTGCTGGTATATTTGGAAAGTGAACCATGTTTGGGAATATATTTTCTACTGCTCCTCCATGTACGTGTCTGGCAGCACACTATGGTTGTCCTAAAGCTACTGAAGTCAGTGAACTGGAGTTGGCATTAAAAGCGGGTTAAGCGTTGTGCCAGTGTCAGCGGACATTGTGCAGGTTGGCAATTGGAAGGCAGGGGGAAATAGACGGGTAATGATACAACAGTGATTTAACTCTCTAAGCGCCAACCACAGATATGCAGAAAGGGTCAGCCCCACACAGACTTCTGTGATCCATAATAGTACACAGCTTTCTGAATGCTTCTGAATGGTATGACGGTAGTTTCTGCCAAGCAGCTCAGTTAATGTTGGCCATCTCAGAGTTGTGAAGCCAGTCTCAGGCTGGCATTAAGTGTTTGCCCTGCTTGTGTGCTTTGCTGGCAGTGAATCAGCTCCTACTCAGTCTATTTTGTTTGCCTGTGACTGTGATATTTATTGGAATGGATCATGTGTTATCTCCTGAGAGCATTCATTCTGCCTTTTCTCAACCACTAAAATGTGTCAGGgatctgacattttttcatcatctttacattatcattatcatacaTCATCATATCAGAAGAATTCAGTTTTGTGCATAAGAGTCACTTCTATCCATGGAAAGCTACAGGACCACGGGAGCAAAAGCAAATGTCAAGCTGCATGTTACAGATAAGGTAACCCTCAGGGCAAAGGATGAGGTGACTTTAAATGACCCTCTTAAAGATTGCAGGGTTGTAATGGTGCTCTGCAGAGCTTAACAGGGtccagagagcagtgtgggtgCATTTTCCATCCCATTTGTGATTGCTATAGCATGTTATGTCCATCAGCTGTCAATGAATACTGCTCAGTAGACCCACAAGCTGCTTAAAAAGATgtgtctttttcctctctctgacagctgaGAGTAAGAAATGCGATCGTGGCAGTCCCACTGCAGCAGTATGCCTGCATCTGTGTTTCTTGTCATATGATGTACAACATTTTCTGCATAATGTATTCAATGTTGTTTTTACAGTCATAactgggcttttttttaaatttgtaaaccTAAatcttcttgttcttttttttttctcataaattgAAATACTATTTTATTTCAACCTTGAGTAGCAAAattaagatgtgtttttgttgtagtttttattgatttcatcACCAAACTCATTATGCTTTGTAGGTAATAAGGAAATCTAGCACCTGGTGAATTATTCAGACAAGGACCAAGTGCATTGCTGTTAGATTAAATGTTGGCTTTACAATGCCGGCCTCAAAATATGATTATAtcgggtgatattgtttcagtTTCTCTGCGCAGGTGTAAATAATAGCAACTGGGCAAAATAATAGGGGGTGGTTAAGGTGACATTTAGGGTGTTTACAGTACGGTGGTTCTTACCCCCAGCCTCGCTTTTGCTGCCCCGGCTGAGTCAACCTGTCCTACTTTGCGTTTCGCAGCAGGATGTTGGAAACTGGGTCGGCAGCAGCCAACGTCCCTCACACGTCACTCATTAAACCACTCCGCTTTGCAGGGGCAAAGCAATTACACTCACACGGAACataaaagctgtatttttacaCCATATTACCATGATCAGAGGAGGCTATTATGTTAAACATCACCTCACGGCGTGAtctggagagagggatggaaaaaaGATGTGCAGTGTCAGGGCTGTCTGAGGGACATGTAGTCTAGCATATTGGCGGTTTGCCTGTTTGAAAAATGAGTCAAAATTAAAGATCACATGGGAGACTGTGTAGATTTCATTGCTCAATGATGTTAATCCATCAGATTCTGAAGTGCACCAAT harbors:
- the atg5 gene encoding autophagy protein 5 isoform X1 yields the protein MADDKDVLRDVWFGRIPTCFTLYQDEITEREAEPFYLLLPRVSYLTLVTDKVKKHFHKVMRQEDVEEMWFEYEGTPLKWHYPIGVLFDLHASNTALPWSITVHFKDFPERDLLHCPSNSVIEAHFMSCIKEADALKHKGQVVNEMQKKDHKQLWMGLQNDKFDQFWAMNRKLMEYTTEEGGFRYIPFRIYQTMSDRPFIQKLFRPVSPDGHAHTLGDLLKEMFPAAIPQDDEQKKYQVIIHGIEPMLETPIQWLSEHLSHPDNFLHISIIPAPSD